The proteins below come from a single Roseiflexus sp. RS-1 genomic window:
- a CDS encoding helix-turn-helix transcriptional regulator gives MTRYGGGIKRSSQLTFRRRLLLVRLLLRGPATAEELIEAIQRELGTEGYPAAAQVALRHDIKALKTEYGCRITLRRDVGGYVLEDLGELALLDLSDEALEAFSFLDASFPPGAAIPELANVRQLLDQVLRLLPVERQEEQRRRRSAPRLQLPAQPESRVDPGVLRTVKRAINERRELRFLYWSTFDIDAPRQHRVAPYGIFFRPEGHTYLDATLLEVKPVGGETIHAAIDYRLDRIVPGSVRVLPTMLPPERIVPRFYPLRYHLLPVVARRRDVAAYFPNTQIEYHDDGSATVTATVTNLWQARQVLLRYGDACTVLSPPELIEMFRRTAQGLWEKYGSATEG, from the coding sequence ATGACTCGCTACGGAGGCGGGATCAAGCGCAGTTCGCAACTGACGTTTCGCCGCCGTCTGCTCCTGGTTCGATTGCTGCTCCGCGGTCCGGCAACTGCTGAAGAACTCATCGAGGCGATCCAGCGCGAACTCGGAACTGAAGGGTATCCCGCTGCGGCGCAGGTCGCACTCCGGCATGACATCAAAGCGCTCAAGACGGAGTACGGTTGCCGCATCACGCTGCGCCGCGATGTCGGCGGGTATGTGCTCGAAGACCTGGGAGAACTGGCGCTGCTCGATCTGTCGGACGAGGCGCTGGAAGCATTCAGTTTCCTTGATGCCAGTTTTCCGCCCGGCGCAGCGATACCGGAACTCGCAAACGTGCGACAGCTTCTCGATCAGGTGCTGCGCCTGCTGCCGGTTGAGCGTCAGGAAGAGCAGCGGCGCCGGCGCTCTGCGCCGCGATTGCAACTGCCGGCGCAGCCGGAGTCGCGCGTCGATCCCGGTGTGCTGCGCACCGTCAAACGGGCGATCAATGAGCGCCGCGAATTGCGCTTTCTGTACTGGAGCACGTTCGATATCGACGCACCGCGCCAGCATCGTGTTGCGCCGTATGGCATCTTCTTCCGCCCCGAAGGGCATACCTATCTCGACGCAACCCTGCTGGAAGTGAAACCGGTCGGTGGCGAGACGATCCACGCCGCCATCGACTACCGTCTTGATCGGATCGTGCCCGGTTCGGTCAGGGTGCTGCCGACGATGCTGCCGCCGGAGCGGATCGTTCCGCGCTTCTACCCGTTGCGCTACCACCTGCTCCCGGTTGTTGCCCGCCGTCGTGATGTCGCAGCGTATTTCCCGAATACGCAGATCGAGTATCACGACGACGGCAGCGCAACCGTGACTGCCACCGTGACCAATCTCTGGCAGGCGCGTCAGGTGCTGCTGCGCTACGGTGACGCATGCACGGTTCTGTCGCCGCCGGAACTGATCGAGATGTTCCGCCGCACGGCACAGGGACTGTGGGAAAAGTACGGGTCTGCAACCGAAGGGTAA
- the tenA gene encoding thiaminase II, which translates to MRFTETLWSSITDIYQAIIRHPFNEELAQGTLPREKFAFYMQQDALYLSDFARALATMAGRAPDEEALLQFVRFAEGVAVVERALHTSYFHEFGIETPTRQQSPSCFAYTNFLLATTACRSYQEGMAALLPCFWIYREVGHDIYKRAAPNNPYQKWIDTYAGQEFGEWVDRAIALTDRIADHASETQKERMRAAFVSSSRLEWMFWDSAYRLEAWLPS; encoded by the coding sequence ATGCGCTTCACCGAAACGCTCTGGTCGTCAATCACCGACATCTACCAGGCGATCATCCGGCACCCGTTCAATGAGGAACTGGCGCAGGGCACGCTCCCGCGCGAAAAGTTTGCATTCTACATGCAGCAGGACGCGCTCTACCTGTCCGATTTTGCACGTGCGCTGGCGACGATGGCTGGACGCGCTCCCGATGAAGAAGCGTTGCTCCAGTTCGTGCGTTTCGCCGAGGGCGTGGCAGTGGTCGAACGTGCGCTGCACACGTCATACTTCCACGAGTTTGGGATCGAGACGCCAACCCGCCAGCAGTCGCCTTCGTGCTTCGCCTATACCAACTTCCTGCTGGCGACAACCGCCTGTCGCAGTTACCAGGAAGGGATGGCTGCGCTTCTCCCCTGTTTCTGGATCTACCGCGAAGTGGGACACGATATTTACAAGCGCGCAGCGCCGAATAACCCCTATCAGAAATGGATCGATACGTATGCCGGTCAGGAGTTCGGCGAATGGGTTGATCGCGCCATTGCGCTGACCGACAGGATTGCCGATCACGCCTCGGAGACGCAGAAAGAGCGGATGCGCGCCGCTTTCGTCTCTTCTTCGCGGCTGGAGTGGATGTTCTGGGATAGCGCGTACCGGCTTGAAGCCTGGTTGCCGTCATGA
- a CDS encoding DUF4058 family protein, with amino-acid sequence MEPPFPGMDPYLERSSLWPDVHIGLITAIRDYLQARIAPGYIAQITPYVALEQIEIAAPRRALVPDVGVYERDPAAVAVLPAAVDAPSLTGAALLDIPTRYARVELRAVADETLVTAIELLSPANKRPTPDGADAYEQKRQDLFRSGVHLLEIDLLRGGRRPRLARPDPLPPAPYFVFLSRAERWPAVDIWVCPLDRPLPTVPVPLRRPDPDTPLPLTQLLHQVYRNARYDLRIDYRQPPPPPDLTPDEAAWLDAHLRARGLRP; translated from the coding sequence ATGGAACCGCCGTTTCCGGGGATGGATCCGTATCTGGAGCGATCAAGCCTGTGGCCCGATGTCCATATCGGGCTGATTACTGCTATACGCGACTATCTTCAGGCGCGGATTGCGCCGGGGTACATTGCGCAGATCACGCCCTACGTCGCGCTTGAGCAGATTGAGATCGCCGCCCCGCGCCGTGCGCTCGTTCCCGATGTCGGCGTCTATGAACGCGACCCTGCCGCCGTCGCCGTCCTGCCCGCCGCCGTCGACGCCCCGTCGCTCACCGGCGCGGCGCTCCTCGACATTCCCACCCGCTATGCCCGCGTCGAACTCCGCGCCGTCGCCGATGAGACCCTCGTCACTGCCATCGAACTCCTCTCCCCGGCCAACAAGCGCCCCACGCCTGACGGCGCCGACGCTTACGAGCAGAAGCGGCAGGACCTGTTTCGCAGCGGCGTCCATTTGCTCGAAATCGACCTGCTGCGCGGCGGTCGGCGTCCGCGCCTGGCGCGCCCCGACCCGCTCCCTCCCGCGCCTTACTTCGTCTTCCTCAGTCGCGCCGAACGCTGGCCCGCCGTCGATATCTGGGTTTGCCCGCTCGACCGACCGCTGCCCACCGTTCCCGTGCCGCTGCGTCGCCCCGACCCGGATACGCCGCTGCCGCTCACCCAACTGCTGCACCAGGTGTATCGCAATGCGCGCTACGATCTGCGGATCGATTACCGCCAACCGCCGCCGCCTCCCGACCTGACGCCGGACGAAGCCGCCTGGCTCGATGCCCATCTGCGCGCCCGCGGATTGCGTCCGTAG
- a CDS encoding DUF4058 family protein has protein sequence MEPPFPGMDPYLERSSLWPDVHHRIISAICDYLQARIAPGYIAQIAPYVALEQIEIAAPRRALVPDVGVYERDPAAVAVLPAAIDAPSLTGAALLDIPTRYARVEIRAVADETLVTAIELLSPANKRPTPDGADAYEQKRQDLFRSGVHLLEIDLLRGGRRPRLARPDPLPPAPYFVFLSRAERWPAVDIWVCPLDRPLPTVPVPLRRPDPDTPLPLTQLLHQVYRNARYDLRIDYRQPPPPPDLTPDEAAWLDAHLRACGLRP, from the coding sequence ATGGAACCGCCGTTTCCGGGGATGGATCCGTATCTGGAACGATCAAGCCTGTGGCCCGATGTTCACCATCGGATCATCAGCGCCATCTGTGACTATCTTCAGGCGCGGATCGCGCCGGGGTACATTGCGCAGATCGCCCCCTATGTTGCGCTGGAGCAGATTGAGATCGCCGCCCCGCGCCGTGCGCTCGTCCCCGATGTCGGCGTCTATGAACGCGACCCTGCCGCCGTCGCCGTCCTGCCCGCCGCCATCGACGCCCCGTCGCTCACCGGCGCGGCGCTCCTCGACATTCCTACTCGCTATGCCCGTGTCGAAATCCGCGCCGTCGCCGATGAGACCCTCGTCACCGCCATCGAACTTCTCTCCCCCGCCAACAAGCGCCCTACTCCCGACGGCGCCGACGCTTACGAGCAGAAGCGGCAGGACCTGTTTCGCAGCGGCGTCCATCTGCTCGAAATCGACCTGCTGCGCGGCGGTCGGCGTCCGCGCCTGGCGCGCCCCGACCCGCTCCCTCCCGCGCCTTACTTCGTCTTCCTCAGTCGCGCCGAACGCTGGCCCGCCGTCGATATCTGGGTTTGCCCGCTCGACCGACCGCTGCCCACCGTTCCCGTGCCGCTGCGTCGCCCCGACCCGGATACGCCGCTGCCGCTCACCCAACTGCTGCACCAGGTGTATCGCAATGCGCGCTACGATCTGCGGATCGATTACCGCCAACCGCCGCCGCCTCCCGACCTGACGCCGGACGAAGCCGCCTGGCTCGATGCCCATCTGCGCGCCTGCGGCTTGCGTCCGTAG
- a CDS encoding DUF4058 family protein: MEPPFPGMDPYLEDPGLWPDVHHRLITVFCDQIQEQLPPRYRAVITPYVAFESVEIAPVRKIAPDVAVLDRDHLNLPYTGVAVVEEAPLSPPAAMLVPVEYGRIEIRTVRDQTLVTAIELLSPANKRPGLDGADAYEKKRQEIFFSTAHLLEIDLLRGGKRPQVARPLPEASYFIFLSRVQRRPYIDIWPLSLRTPMTPVPVPLQAPDPDVRLDIGAAIRETYRRARYDLEIDYRQPPPPPDLTPDEAAWLDAHLRACGLRP; the protein is encoded by the coding sequence ATGGAACCGCCGTTTCCGGGGATGGATCCGTATCTTGAAGATCCCGGCTTATGGCCCGATGTTCATCATCGCCTGATTACGGTTTTCTGCGACCAGATTCAGGAGCAACTTCCACCGCGCTACCGGGCGGTTATTACGCCATACGTCGCCTTCGAGAGCGTCGAGATCGCGCCGGTGCGCAAGATTGCACCGGATGTTGCGGTTCTTGATCGTGATCATCTCAACCTGCCGTACACAGGCGTTGCCGTGGTCGAAGAAGCCCCGCTGAGTCCGCCGGCAGCAATGCTCGTTCCGGTCGAGTATGGTCGCATTGAGATTCGCACGGTACGCGATCAGACGCTGGTTACTGCGATTGAACTCCTCTCCCCGGCGAACAAGCGCCCTGGCCTCGATGGCGCCGACGCTTACGAGAAAAAACGCCAGGAGATTTTTTTTAGCACGGCGCACCTCCTCGAAATCGACCTGTTGCGCGGCGGTAAGCGTCCACAGGTTGCACGCCCATTGCCTGAAGCGTCGTATTTCATCTTCCTCAGTCGTGTGCAGCGCCGCCCGTATATCGACATCTGGCCCCTGTCGCTGCGCACGCCGATGACGCCAGTACCGGTTCCGTTGCAGGCGCCCGATCCTGATGTGCGCCTCGATATTGGTGCGGCAATCCGCGAAACCTATCGTCGAGCGCGCTACGATCTTGAGATCGATTACCGCCAACCGCCGCCGCCCCCCGACCTGACGCCGGACGAAGCCGCCTGGCTCGATGCCCATCTGCGCGCCTGCGGCTTGCGTCCGTAA
- the infC gene encoding translation initiation factor IF-3, with the protein MLYLPSHRVFSARFVFCCCHDFERSAAIRDRLRINNRIRAREVRLIDENGAQIGIVSIRDALSMAEERGLDLVEVAPNAVPPVCRILDYGKFRYEQSKKEREARKNQKQVEVKQIRLEPKTDDHDLEVKAKQARRFLLEGDKVKFNLRFRGREIFHQEIGLEMLERMAEELRDISVVEQRPTMEGRVLTLLLAPNQKAKTQAQRERQQQTSRSTTSSVAKVSAPASDAAPDDQADEED; encoded by the coding sequence ATGCTATACTTACCTTCACATCGCGTCTTTTCGGCGCGGTTTGTTTTCTGTTGCTGTCACGATTTTGAAAGGAGCGCTGCAATTAGAGACCGGCTTCGTATCAACAATCGCATTCGCGCCCGCGAAGTGCGCTTGATTGATGAAAACGGCGCGCAGATCGGCATTGTGTCGATCCGCGACGCGCTATCCATGGCGGAAGAGCGCGGGCTTGATCTGGTCGAAGTTGCGCCAAACGCCGTCCCGCCCGTCTGTCGCATTCTGGATTACGGCAAATTTCGCTACGAGCAATCGAAGAAAGAGCGCGAGGCGCGCAAGAACCAGAAGCAGGTGGAGGTCAAGCAGATCCGACTGGAACCGAAGACTGATGATCACGATCTTGAAGTCAAAGCCAAACAGGCGCGGCGATTTCTCCTGGAAGGCGACAAAGTCAAGTTCAATCTGCGGTTCCGCGGGCGCGAGATCTTTCATCAGGAGATTGGGCTGGAAATGCTGGAACGCATGGCGGAGGAACTGCGCGACATCTCGGTCGTCGAGCAGCGGCCAACGATGGAAGGGCGCGTGTTGACATTATTACTTGCGCCGAATCAGAAAGCCAAAACGCAGGCGCAGCGCGAACGGCAGCAGCAGACATCTCGCAGTACAACGTCATCGGTAGCGAAGGTCAGCGCGCCCGCGTCTGATGCAGCGCCCGACGATCAGGCTGACGAAGAGGATTGA
- the rpmI gene encoding 50S ribosomal protein L35 yields MPKMKTHKGAAKRFRLTGSGKMVRTAGRRGHFRRRMSLRILQHLDRTFEVHKSVQRRLRRALPYIAKHSR; encoded by the coding sequence ATGCCCAAAATGAAAACCCATAAAGGCGCGGCGAAGCGGTTCCGGTTGACTGGCTCAGGCAAGATGGTTCGCACTGCCGGTCGTCGTGGTCACTTCCGTCGCCGTATGTCGTTGCGCATTTTGCAACACCTTGATCGAACGTTCGAAGTGCATAAGAGTGTTCAGCGCCGCCTGCGCCGTGCGTTGCCGTACATTGCGAAGCATAGCCGGTAA
- the rplT gene encoding 50S ribosomal protein L20: MARVKRGVMVRKRHKKLLEQAKGYRGSRSRRVKVARETVMKALWYAYRDRRNRKRDFRRLWIVRINAAARMHGMSYSRFMNGLKRAGIDLDRKILADMAVRDPAAFSRVVEQARQAV, translated from the coding sequence ATGGCTCGCGTCAAACGTGGCGTCATGGTGCGTAAGCGCCACAAAAAGTTGCTCGAACAGGCAAAAGGGTATCGCGGCAGTCGCAGTCGCCGCGTCAAGGTGGCGCGCGAAACGGTGATGAAGGCGCTCTGGTATGCCTATCGCGACCGGCGCAACCGCAAGCGTGATTTTCGCCGCCTCTGGATTGTGCGTATCAATGCCGCCGCCCGAATGCACGGCATGTCGTATAGCCGCTTTATGAACGGTCTCAAGCGCGCTGGCATCGATCTTGATCGCAAGATTCTCGCCGATATGGCGGTGCGCGACCCGGCGGCGTTTAGCCGCGTCGTCGAACAGGCGCGACAGGCGGTGTGA
- a CDS encoding TrmH family RNA methyltransferase, translating to MITSPANQHVKRIRSLASDRHERRRERMLVLEGVRLVADALESGATLTLTLYAPDQLQLTPAGAALLQKLRYLPASYEATPQVVAAASDTVHPQGVVALASWPHVAPGKPGLLLVIDAVQDPGNLGTLLRSAEAVGVAQVLCSVGTVDLYAPKVVRSAMGAHFRLAMEQDLSWDAIGERLASVDHVYAADPEARMPYYAADWRQPSALLVGNEAHGLSDAARRLATKQIAIPMRGGTESLNVAVAASVILFEALRQRTLGRS from the coding sequence GTGATTACCAGTCCGGCGAATCAGCACGTTAAGCGTATCCGCTCGCTGGCTTCCGATCGTCACGAACGCCGCCGCGAGCGGATGCTTGTGCTTGAAGGGGTGCGCCTGGTCGCCGATGCGCTCGAGAGTGGCGCCACACTGACCCTGACGCTCTATGCGCCGGATCAGTTGCAACTCACGCCAGCAGGCGCAGCGCTGTTGCAAAAGTTGCGCTACCTGCCCGCCAGTTATGAGGCGACGCCGCAGGTGGTCGCTGCGGCGTCGGATACCGTTCATCCGCAGGGTGTTGTGGCGCTGGCTTCGTGGCCCCATGTCGCGCCTGGCAAACCCGGCTTATTGCTGGTGATCGACGCTGTGCAGGACCCCGGCAATCTGGGAACGTTGCTGCGCAGCGCTGAAGCGGTCGGCGTGGCGCAGGTGCTGTGCAGTGTCGGAACGGTCGATCTCTATGCGCCGAAAGTGGTGCGCAGCGCAATGGGGGCGCACTTCCGCCTGGCGATGGAACAGGATTTGTCGTGGGACGCGATCGGTGAGCGCCTGGCGTCGGTTGATCACGTGTATGCCGCCGATCCGGAGGCGCGTATGCCCTACTACGCCGCCGACTGGCGTCAACCATCGGCGCTGCTGGTCGGGAATGAAGCGCACGGCTTGAGCGATGCAGCGCGTCGTCTGGCGACGAAGCAGATTGCCATCCCGATGCGCGGCGGAACCGAATCGCTCAATGTTGCAGTCGCGGCGAGCGTGATACTTTTCGAGGCGCTGCGACAGCGTACTCTGGGACGCAGTTAG
- the pheS gene encoding phenylalanine--tRNA ligase subunit alpha, with protein MSLIDQLNQLEYEALAALEQIADLTALAEWKSAYLGKQGALSRLSRGLGALPAEERPVAGARFNAARATLEQALERAEAQLKRIARQHAFEADQVDVTLPGRAPAVGRLHPTTQMLRTIYGILGEMGFQVWESPEVETDEFNFQLLNMPPDHPARDMWDTFYVETAPGEPTLLLRTHTSPGQIYAMRANAPNPVRAILPGKCYRYEQVTARHEMQFYQVEGIAIGEQISFSDLKGTLVAFAERLYGKGVKTRFRPSYFPFTEPSVEFDIECFLCGGAGCRVCKQSGWLEILGAGMIHPVVLRNGGYDPDTVSGFAFGMGPERMAMLRYGIDDIRWFFSGDERFLQQF; from the coding sequence ATGTCGCTGATCGATCAGTTGAACCAACTCGAATACGAAGCCCTCGCAGCGCTGGAACAGATCGCCGATCTGACCGCGCTTGCGGAGTGGAAGAGTGCGTACCTGGGCAAACAGGGCGCGCTTTCTCGCCTGAGCCGCGGACTCGGTGCGCTTCCGGCGGAAGAACGTCCGGTCGCTGGCGCACGCTTCAATGCTGCGCGCGCGACGCTCGAACAGGCGCTCGAACGCGCCGAGGCGCAGTTAAAGCGTATTGCCCGTCAGCATGCCTTCGAAGCCGACCAGGTCGATGTTACCCTCCCCGGTCGTGCGCCTGCCGTTGGTCGGTTGCATCCGACCACCCAGATGCTCCGCACCATCTACGGCATTTTGGGTGAGATGGGATTCCAGGTCTGGGAAAGCCCGGAAGTCGAAACCGATGAGTTCAACTTTCAGTTGCTCAACATGCCGCCCGACCATCCGGCGCGTGATATGTGGGATACGTTCTATGTCGAAACGGCGCCCGGCGAGCCGACGCTGCTGCTCCGCACCCACACGTCTCCAGGGCAGATCTATGCGATGCGCGCCAATGCGCCCAATCCGGTGCGCGCGATTCTGCCCGGCAAATGCTACCGCTACGAACAGGTGACCGCACGCCACGAGATGCAGTTTTATCAGGTGGAAGGGATTGCAATCGGGGAGCAGATTTCTTTTTCGGACTTGAAGGGCACGCTGGTGGCGTTTGCTGAACGACTGTACGGCAAAGGAGTGAAAACGCGCTTCCGTCCCAGTTACTTCCCATTCACCGAGCCGAGCGTCGAGTTCGACATCGAATGTTTTCTGTGCGGCGGTGCAGGATGTCGCGTGTGCAAGCAGTCGGGCTGGCTCGAAATCCTTGGGGCGGGGATGATCCATCCAGTTGTGCTGCGCAACGGCGGGTATGACCCCGATACGGTCAGCGGCTTCGCGTTCGGCATGGGACCGGAGCGGATGGCGATGCTGCGCTATGGCATCGATGATATTCGCTGGTTCTTCAGCGGTGATGAACGGTTCTTGCAACAATTCTGA